The region AGCCGCGGCAAGGCCCGCACAGCGACGTAAAAAACCCCCGTTCCAGCCGAGGGGAAGCCGGAACGGGGGTCGTTTTGCCGGCGGGGGCAACGGACAAGGGGGGGGGGACGCCCGTCGCCCAGGCCAAACCGGCGATGATCCGCGCGCGATCTTCGGGAGGGGTCGAAGGAAGCTGCGGTCTTATTCGAAGAGATAGGGGGGATGGCGCATTTCTCAAGGCCTGGACACAGCCTTTTGTCTTAATTTTCTCGGGCCGGGCGAAGCCTCGCCATCGTTCAGCCCTCCGGCCCAACAGCAGAAGGCCCCCTGCCGGGGAGGGAACCGGCGGGGGCTCTGAAAGACCAGGATTAGTCCGGGGCGGGGCTAGGACGTCCCTGCTACGACCGGGGTTGTGCAGAACCCTCGGTCCGCCATCCTTGGTCACCGAGAGGAGGAGGCGTTGCCCGGGAGGGAGCGGGGCGCCAAGTCGATCTCTTGCACTGACTATGGCGGACTGGGGGGCTGGGGTCAAGGGAAAAACCAAGTTTCTTTGTCGGAAATAGACCACCCCCCCTGACCAGTCGAGTCGAAAGCAAGCGCCCCCGCTCACGCGACAGGCCGCTGGCACCTCCCCCAGGACCAACCTTTGGAAATACAAAGGGGGCCCCCGGCTTCTTCACCGGGGGCCTCGGGAAAGATCATGTGCGTGCCTGGAAACGGGCTAGCGGGTTTTTCCAGGCGCTGGCCACGGCGGCCATGTCCCGACATTTCCCCTGTGGACCCCAACTCCCACCCTCGTCTCTTCCAGGAGGTGAAAAGACGGCAAGAGTCGGCTCCTCTCCAGCCCCCCAAAACCTCTTCCCGGGAAAGAGGCGGGGCTGCCCCTGCCATCATCTTCCCCTTCGACCGGAGGCCCGATTTCTCGGAGGAAGACAAATTAGAAGGCCCCCGTCCGGCTGAGGGGGTGCCGGGGCGGGGGCCTTGTCTGACCAACGGAATTCCTTGGGCCGGGCTAGCGTTACCCAAGGTGCCTGGACACCTCGTGGCATCCGGTACTCCATCTTCGGGCCATGCACGGCGAAGATGGCGCCGGTCTGGAACTGTTGCCTTGAGATCCGGGAGGTAATCGGACCCGGGCACCAATCCCGTGAGATGACTATCGCTCTGGAGCGCCCCGTGAGTCAAGAAAAAAATCCGACGATCTTAGTCGGAACAAAGCGAGCAAGGGGTGCAGACTCCGGGAGGAACTTCCCCCAAAGCGATGCCATCTCATTGAAAAAACGCTGAATTCAGAAAGAACCGCTCTGAGGGGCGCAGGCTGCCCCCCCGCAACGGCGGAGACAAAGCCCTACCCGTGGGCTTGGACAAAACAACGCACCTCTCTTCTCCCTAGGAAGAAGGACGACACGATCGGTCTCTTTCTTGAAAATATTACACCGGCGCTCTGTGGCTTAATCATGGCGCGTGCGGGGTGGTTTCAAGGCTGGGGAGGCCCCATCTCCCGATCGTCTCCCCCCCCCTTGCCTTTCTGTCTATCCTCGCCAGAAGCCCCTGTCACCCGATCGCCCTGGGTGGGCGAGCCGCTTGCGGGGCGCGGCCGACACGGTCATAGTGGTGTCACAGGGAGGCCCCGCCGCGAGCGTGGGGCGGTCTCAGGTCAGCCGGAATCCGGGAGTCATGCTGCGCCAACCCCTTTTGACCGTGCGCGAGGTCGCGGACCTGCTCAAAGTCCGGGAAGCCACCGTGCGTCAGTGGATTCGCGACAAACACCTGCGCGCCGTCAAGTTTGGCCGGGAGTGGCGGGTCGCCCACGTGGACCTAGAGGCCTTCGTCAATCAGAACGCCAACCGCTGAGGCCTTAGCTCTGCTCGAAGGGAGGGGCTGTGCTGCTTGGCGCCCCTTTAGAACCCCCCATCGACCCCCTGCGCGCCGGTCTGCAACGGCAGCAGGAGGGGCAAAAAGGCCTCGTGCAAGGCCTCGCCAACAATCAAATCCAAAAACACCACGCCGACCACGGTGATCATCGGCACCCGCAGGCCGCCCCGAGCGACAACCCCCAAATAAAACGTCATCACCAAAAACACGAGGCTGTTCAAAAAGGCCACCACCGGCAACGGGGCGAGACCGAAGGCCGCAAGGCCGGTCAAAGGCAGAAAAGCCAGCATGACGGGCACCTGAAGCCAGTTGTACGCCGCCAGCCAGCGATAAAAGAGCGCCCGTCGATCAAGCAGCCGACACAAGATCTCCATCATGACGGGGTACAGCGCCCAGCCTAGAACGTAATGCAGCAGCTTGAGCAGGCCATACGGGCCGAAGGGACTGCCGCCCGCTCCCCCTTGAAACTCCAGCAGCATATAAAGCAGATACAGCGGAGCCAGGACCACGGCGGCCCAAAAGCTGCGCGCGGCATCGGCCGGCGTCTCGCCCAGAAGAGCAAAGGCCCGGATGTCCAGACGCAACAACAGGCCAAGACCGGCCACGATTCGGGCCGTAAAGGCAGCGCTCATTCCGGGGCCTCAAGATAGCGTTCCAGGAAGCGATGATAAATCTGGGTCAAGGACTCCAGATCCGCCAGGGCGACCGCTTCGTCCGCCTTGTGCATGGTCTGCCCGACAAGGCCAAATTCAACCACCGGGCAAACAGCGCGAATGAACCGCGCGTCGGATGTGCCGCCGGAGGTGGAAAGAACCGGACGCCGCCCGACCACCGCCAAGCAGGCGTCTTCCAGCAAGGTGGTCAAGCGCCCAGGCTCGGTCACGAACGCCTCGCCACTGAGCTTCGTGACCAAGGTGAAGGCGTCGCGTCGCCCATCGCAGGCCTGAAGCGCGCGCTCTTCGAGCCAACGCTGGAGCGAGGCCCCGGTGTGATGATCGTTGAAGCGAATGTTGAGGGTCACGCGAGCCTGGGCCGGGATGAGGTTAGGGGTGGGATTGCCCACATCCAAGCTGGTCAGTTGCATGCTGGAGGGCTCGAAGTGGGCGCTGCCGCGATCGAGGGGCGCCGCCGTCAAATCCGCCGCCAAGCGCACCAGCCGGTGCACGGGATTGTCGGCCCGGTGCGGGTAGGCCACATGGCCTCCTTGCCCGCGCAAGGTGATGGTGGCCGAGAGACTGCCACGTCGGCCGATCTTGAGGGCCTCGCCCAGAGCCTCGGGGTTGGTGGGCTCACCGACCAGACAGTGATCGACCGTAATGCCCTGGGCTTGCATCCACTCCAAGACACGCACGGTGCCATGAAGGGCCGGCCCCTCCTCGTCGCCGGTGATGAGGAAGGCCAGCGGCCCCGGGTGATCGCGCGGCAGCCGGGCCACGGCGGCGATGAAGCAGGCGATGGCCCCCTTCATATCCACGGCGCCCCGGCCATAGAGCAGGCCGTCCTCGACATCGGCGGCAAAGGGATCGCGGGTCCAGCCACTGTCTGCCGGCGCCGGCACCACGTCGGTGTGGCCGGCGAAAGCCAGCACCGGCCGGCCGGAACCGCGCCGGGCGAACAGGTTATCCACCCGGGCCTGATCACCCTCGCCTCCCTCCTCGCCGAAAGAAAGGCGCTCGACGGCGAAGCCCAAAGCGGTGAGCGCTGCTTGCACCACATCGAGCGCGCCGTTATCGGCCGGGGTCACGCTGGGACAGGCGATCAGAGCGCGGGCCAGGGGCACGGGATCGGCCAGGGCGTCGGCCGTCCACTCGGACGCAAGAGGACTCACCAGGGACTCCTTAGCGCGGCAGATCGCGCAGCAGATCGTTGATGGACACCTTGGCGCGGGTCCGTTCATCCACCCGCTTGACGATGACGGCGCAGGCCAGACCCGGCCCCGGGGTGCCATCGGGCAGCGGCTTGCCGGGCAAGGTGCCGGGAACGACGACGGCACCGGCCGGCACGCGGCCCATGAAGACCTCGCCGGTCTCGCGGTCGATGACCCGGGTCGAAGCGCCGATAAACACGCCCATCGACAGCACGGCGCCGGTTTCGACGATCACGCCCTCGGCCACTTCCGAACGGGCGCCAATAAAGCAGTTGTCCTCAATGATCACCGGCCCCGCCTGGAGCGGCTCCAGCACGCCGCCGATGCCCGCGCCGCCCGACAGATGGACATTGCGCCCGATCTGGGCACAGGAGCCGACGGTGGCCCAAGTGTCGATCATCGTGCCCTCGCCAACGCGAGCGCCCAGATTGATGAAGCACGGCATCAAGATCGCCCCGGGAGCAACATAGGCCGAGCGACGCACGACGCAAGTGGGCACGGCGCGAAAGCCCGCCTCCTGAAAGCGCGCAGCGTCCCAGCCCTCGAACTTGCCGGGCACCTTGTCCCACCAGACGGCGCCGGCCGGGCCACCGGTCATGACGGTCATGTCGGACAGGCGAAAGGACAGCAGCACCGCTTTCTTGAGCCACTGATGGACGGTCCAGGTCCCGTCGATCTTTTCCGCGACGCGCAGGGTGCCCCGATCAAGGCCGTCCAGCGCCGCTTCAACGGCGTCGCGCACCGGACCGTGGGTGGCCGGGGTCAAAGCGTCGCGCTCTTCCCAGGCGGCATCAATGATCTGGCTCAGGGACTGGTCGGTCATGGCGTCCTGGTCGCTCCTGCGAATGTCTTGGGGAGGGGGCCTCCGGCAGGTCCCAGGGTCGTGGGCACACGCGAAGGCGTAAAGAACCGGCAGCGAGAGGGTCTGGGCCGGGCCACAACCATACCCCCCGAGGCGGTCAAGTCAACCATGGCCAAAGGAACGAAGGGGGGGGGAGAGACAAAGGGAAGGCTGGGGCGGCGAGGCCTCCCCAGACCCCTCCGATCCTGGGCGGCTTTTTCGCTGGTCAGGAGGAAATCGCTTGCGTATATCGAACCCTTCTCGCCTAAGGATCTCTCGACGCCCTCACACGCTAAGGAATCGCCCGCCATGGCCTCGACCTGGACCCCGGACAGCTGGCGCTTGAAGCCCGCCCGGCAGATGCCGGACTACCCGGATGCCGCGCATCTCGCGGCCGTCGAAGCGGAGCTGGCGCGATTTCCCCCGCTCGTGTTTGCCGGCGAAGCCCGTTCCTTGCAAAGCGCCCTGGCCCGGGTCGGCGAGGGCAAGGCTTTCTTGCTGCAAGGCGGCGACTGCGCCGAAAGCTTCGCCGAGTTCTCGGCCAACACCATCCGCGATACCTTCCGCGTGATGCTGCAAATGGCCGTGGTGCTGACCTTTGGCGCCGCCTTGCCGGTGGTCAAGGTGGGGCGCATGGCCGGTCAGTTCGCCAAACCGCGCAGCGCGCCGTTCGAGACCGTCGAAGGCAAGGAGTTGCCCAGCTATCGCGGCGACATGGTCAATGCCATGGATGCCGACCTGGACGCCCGCATTCCCAATCCCGACCGCTTGCTGCGGGTCTATCACCAGTCGGCCGCCACCTTGAACCTCCTGCGCGCCTTTGCCCAGGGCGGCTTTGCCCATCTGGCCCAGGTGCACGAATGGACCCTGGGCTTTGTCCAGGGCAGCCCGCAGGCCGAGCGCTATGGCGCCTTCGCCGATCGTATCGCCGAATCCCTGGACTTCATGCACGCCTGCGGCTTCACCGCCGAATCCGTGCCACAGATGCGCGAGACCGACTTCTACACCAGCCACGAGGCGCTGCTGCTCAACTACGAGCAGGCCTTAACCCGCACCGACTCGCTGACCGGGCGCTGGTATGGGTGTTCGTCGCATTTCCTGTGGGTGGGCGATCGCACCCGCGAGCTTGATGGGGCCCATATCGAGTACCTGCGCGGCATTGCCAACCCGGTGGGGGTCAAGGCGGGCCCGTCGATGAAGACCGACGACCTGTTGCGGCTGTGCGACGTGCTGAACCCGCACAACGAGCCGGGCCGTCTGACCATCATCGTGCGCATGGGGGCGGGCAAGGTGACCGAGGGCCTGCCGCCCTTGATCCGCGCCATCACCCGCGAGGGCCGCAACGTGGTGTGGTCGTGCGATCCCATGCACGCCAACACGGTCAAGGCCAGCAGCGGCTACAAAACGCGCGACTTCCTCAAGATCTTGCAGGAAGTCACCGAGTTCTTTGCCGTGCACCGCGCCGAGGGCACCCACCCGGGCGGCGTGCACTTTGAAATGACCGGGGCCGACGTGACCGAGTGCATCGGCGGCGCCCAGGAGATCACCGAGGCCGCCCTGGGCGATCGCTATCATACCCATTGCGACCCCCGCCTGAACGCCAGCCAGTCCCTGGAACTGGCGTTCTTGATCGCCGAGGCCCTGAAGGCCGAACGCAGCCGCCTACGGGCCCAATCCCGCGCCTGAGCGGGGAGTGTGGAGGAGAGGACCATGGACAGGCGCTCCGATCGCTGGCCCGGTGCGGCCGAGGTCGCGCAGTGGACCGACAAGTATTTTTCCCGCACCGCCGATGTGGTCCGGCGGTTCGGGGATGTCACGGTGACTTATGCCGTGTTCATGCGCCGTCCGGTGCTGTTTGCGCCGCGTCTGGCCCTCGACTGGCTGAAAAACGTGGCGGCCGAGCGCGGCACCCCCGTGGACATCACCCCCCTTTATAAGGAGAGCGAATGGGTGGGCGCCGGCGAGCCGATGGTGTATCTCACCGGCTCGTTTGCCGCGCTGTCCGAACTGGAGACCTTGTTTCTCCAGAAGCTGGGGGCGTGCTGCGTCGCGGCCTACAATGCCTTTCACATGTGCATGGACCTGCCCACGGTCGCCTTCCTGGCCATGGATGCCCGCCACTGCGCCGGGACTGAAATGGCCGATCTCATGGCTTATGCCGCCTCGGTCGGCGGGCAGCGGGCCCGGCGCAAGGGCGACGCCAAGGGCTTTGTCGGCAACGCCACCGACGCCACCGCCCACTACTTTGGCCAGGACGAGGGCCGGGGCACCATGCCCCACAGCCTGATCGGCTATGCCGGCTCGACGTTGCGCGCCGCCGAGATGTTCCACGAGACCCACCCCGAGGTGGATCTGATCGTCCTCGTCGATTACTTCGGCCAGGAAATCACCGATGCCCTGGCCGTTTGCCGCCGCTTTCCCGAGTTGGCGGCCGAGGGCAAGTTGGGCATGCGCCTCGATACCCACGGCGGGCGCTTCGTCGAGGGCCTGGACACCCAGACCTCTTACAGTGTCCTGGAGCGCAACGCCCGCGAGGCGATCCGCGGCTACCGCTCGGAAACCGAGTTGCGCTACCTGATTGGCACCGGCGTCTCGGCCGCCGCCTTGTGGCACATGCGCGAAACCCTGGACCGGGCCGGCTTCCCCGCCGTGCGCCTGATTGCCTCCTCGGGCTTTTCCCCGGCCAAGTGCCGGGTGATGGCCTATGCCAAGGCCCCGGTCGATGTTATCGGCACCGGGTCTTATCTGCCCGAGAACTGGAACGAAACCTACGCCACCGCCGACATCATCTCCTACAATGGCGAAGCGCGGGTCAAGGTAGGCCGCGAGTTCTTGTTGCGCGCGCGCGAATAATCGGCTCACAACGCCGCGTTGATGATCCCCAAGGGACTGAGGGGTCTGGGGAGGCCAGCCTCCCCAGCCTTCCTTTCTCCCGAGGACGGAAAGTTGAAATCATGACCCCCCTTCTGGTCATTCCCGCACGTCTGGCGGCGACCCGCCTACCCAACAAACCGCTGGCCGACATCCACGGCGAACCGATGATCGTCCACGTCTGGCGCCGAGCCCTTGAAGCGGATCTGGGCCCGGTTCTGGTGGCGGCGGGCGATCCCGAAATCGTGGCCGCGATCCACGCGGTTGGCGGCGAAGCCGAGTTGACCGCCCCCGATCTGCCAAGCGGCTCGGACCGGGTGTGGCAGGCCCTGTGCCGACGCGACCCCGAAGGCCGCCACGATGTCATCCTCAACGTCCAAGGCGATCTACCGACCCTCGCCCCCCAAGTTCTGCGCGAAACGTTGCGCGCTCTAGCCACCGATCCGAGCATCGACATCGCCACCCCGGTGTGTGCCATCACCCGCCCGGAAGAACGCACCAATCCCAACGTGGTCAAGGCAGTGGCCGGCTTTGCCCCCGGCGCGCGCCACGCCCGCGCCCTCTATTTCAGCCGGGCCAGCGTGCCGTCCGGCGACGGGCCGCTTTACCACCATATTGGGCTCTATGCGTGGCGCCGGGCCGCGCTGGCGGCTTTTGTCGGCTGGGCGCCCGGCGTGCTGGAGCAGCGCGAGCGGCTGGAGCAGTTGCGCGCCCTGGAGCATCATTTGCGCATTGAGGCGGCCCTGGTCGAGACCGTGCCGCTTGGCGTGGATACCCCCGAGGACCTGGAGCGAGCCCGCGCCGCCCTGGCGCCCCGGGCGTGAGCGTCTTGTTGTTTCCTTCCCTTGGAGTGCGCCGTCCATGAGCGATCCCACCGTGACCGTGGCCTTCCAGGGCCTGCCCGGGGCCTATTCCCATATGGCGTGCACGCGCCTGTTTCCCGGCTGGTCGGTGCTGCCCTGCCCGGCGTTCGAGGACGCCTTTGCTGCGGTGCGCGAAGGCCGGGCCC is a window of Pararhodospirillum photometricum DSM 122 DNA encoding:
- a CDS encoding helix-turn-helix domain-containing protein, with the protein product MLRQPLLTVREVADLLKVREATVRQWIRDKHLRAVKFGREWRVAHVDLEAFVNQNANR
- the dapE gene encoding succinyl-diaminopimelate desuccinylase; its protein translation is MSPLASEWTADALADPVPLARALIACPSVTPADNGALDVVQAALTALGFAVERLSFGEEGGEGDQARVDNLFARRGSGRPVLAFAGHTDVVPAPADSGWTRDPFAADVEDGLLYGRGAVDMKGAIACFIAAVARLPRDHPGPLAFLITGDEEGPALHGTVRVLEWMQAQGITVDHCLVGEPTNPEALGEALKIGRRGSLSATITLRGQGGHVAYPHRADNPVHRLVRLAADLTAAPLDRGSAHFEPSSMQLTSLDVGNPTPNLIPAQARVTLNIRFNDHHTGASLQRWLEERALQACDGRRDAFTLVTKLSGEAFVTEPGRLTTLLEDACLAVVGRRPVLSTSGGTSDARFIRAVCPVVEFGLVGQTMHKADEAVALADLESLTQIYHRFLERYLEAPE
- the dapD gene encoding 2,3,4,5-tetrahydropyridine-2,6-dicarboxylate N-succinyltransferase, which gives rise to MTDQSLSQIIDAAWEERDALTPATHGPVRDAVEAALDGLDRGTLRVAEKIDGTWTVHQWLKKAVLLSFRLSDMTVMTGGPAGAVWWDKVPGKFEGWDAARFQEAGFRAVPTCVVRRSAYVAPGAILMPCFINLGARVGEGTMIDTWATVGSCAQIGRNVHLSGGAGIGGVLEPLQAGPVIIEDNCFIGARSEVAEGVIVETGAVLSMGVFIGASTRVIDRETGEVFMGRVPAGAVVVPGTLPGKPLPDGTPGPGLACAVIVKRVDERTRAKVSINDLLRDLPR
- a CDS encoding class II 3-deoxy-7-phosphoheptulonate synthase; translation: MASTWTPDSWRLKPARQMPDYPDAAHLAAVEAELARFPPLVFAGEARSLQSALARVGEGKAFLLQGGDCAESFAEFSANTIRDTFRVMLQMAVVLTFGAALPVVKVGRMAGQFAKPRSAPFETVEGKELPSYRGDMVNAMDADLDARIPNPDRLLRVYHQSAATLNLLRAFAQGGFAHLAQVHEWTLGFVQGSPQAERYGAFADRIAESLDFMHACGFTAESVPQMRETDFYTSHEALLLNYEQALTRTDSLTGRWYGCSSHFLWVGDRTRELDGAHIEYLRGIANPVGVKAGPSMKTDDLLRLCDVLNPHNEPGRLTIIVRMGAGKVTEGLPPLIRAITREGRNVVWSCDPMHANTVKASSGYKTRDFLKILQEVTEFFAVHRAEGTHPGGVHFEMTGADVTECIGGAQEITEAALGDRYHTHCDPRLNASQSLELAFLIAEALKAERSRLRAQSRA
- a CDS encoding nicotinate phosphoribosyltransferase; translated protein: MDRRSDRWPGAAEVAQWTDKYFSRTADVVRRFGDVTVTYAVFMRRPVLFAPRLALDWLKNVAAERGTPVDITPLYKESEWVGAGEPMVYLTGSFAALSELETLFLQKLGACCVAAYNAFHMCMDLPTVAFLAMDARHCAGTEMADLMAYAASVGGQRARRKGDAKGFVGNATDATAHYFGQDEGRGTMPHSLIGYAGSTLRAAEMFHETHPEVDLIVLVDYFGQEITDALAVCRRFPELAAEGKLGMRLDTHGGRFVEGLDTQTSYSVLERNAREAIRGYRSETELRYLIGTGVSAAALWHMRETLDRAGFPAVRLIASSGFSPAKCRVMAYAKAPVDVIGTGSYLPENWNETYATADIISYNGEARVKVGREFLLRARE
- a CDS encoding 3-deoxy-manno-octulosonate cytidylyltransferase, translating into MTPLLVIPARLAATRLPNKPLADIHGEPMIVHVWRRALEADLGPVLVAAGDPEIVAAIHAVGGEAELTAPDLPSGSDRVWQALCRRDPEGRHDVILNVQGDLPTLAPQVLRETLRALATDPSIDIATPVCAITRPEERTNPNVVKAVAGFAPGARHARALYFSRASVPSGDGPLYHHIGLYAWRRAALAAFVGWAPGVLEQRERLEQLRALEHHLRIEAALVETVPLGVDTPEDLERARAALAPRA